One genomic segment of Streptomyces sp. RerS4 includes these proteins:
- a CDS encoding glycosyltransferase has protein sequence MRVLHAVTLHSPSHAFGGPVRVALNLTKGLRARGHEARLLALGEGFDPWPTSVEGVPAKLFPARRILPLGFSGMTSPALLASAGRLVRDADLVHVHLARDLVTLPVALAALRAGKPLVLQTHGMVDPSEKALAKVLDAVAVRRLLRGADAVLYLTPHERAGLDAVVGAPLARAVRLVNGTPAQEERPAPSGPPRILYSARLQARKRPVDFVDAAPAVLAAHPDAHFVVAGPDEGELAAVRARIEALGLGGRFTVPGALSSAEVLTELRRAHVYVLPSVDEPFPMSVLEALAVGVPTVVTHSNGLARDIATANAGRAVAPGPTPVAEAILDLLNPTTNAQTATSARTLATTAFSMETVLDTLLDVYESATARV, from the coding sequence GTGAGAGTCCTGCACGCCGTCACCCTGCACTCCCCCTCGCACGCCTTCGGCGGGCCGGTGCGGGTCGCGCTGAACCTGACCAAGGGGCTGCGGGCGCGTGGCCACGAGGCGCGGTTGCTCGCGCTGGGCGAGGGCTTCGACCCGTGGCCGACCTCCGTGGAGGGGGTGCCGGCGAAACTGTTCCCGGCCCGGCGGATCCTGCCGCTCGGCTTCAGCGGGATGACCTCGCCGGCCCTGCTGGCCTCGGCGGGCCGGCTGGTGCGCGACGCGGATCTCGTCCATGTGCACCTCGCGCGGGACCTCGTGACGCTGCCGGTGGCGCTGGCCGCGCTGCGGGCGGGCAAGCCGCTGGTGCTCCAGACCCACGGGATGGTCGACCCGAGCGAGAAGGCGCTGGCCAAGGTGCTGGACGCGGTGGCGGTACGCCGCCTGCTGCGCGGCGCGGACGCGGTGCTGTACCTGACCCCGCACGAGCGGGCGGGCCTGGACGCGGTGGTGGGGGCTCCGCTGGCGCGGGCGGTGCGCCTGGTCAACGGCACCCCGGCGCAGGAGGAACGGCCGGCGCCGAGCGGGCCGCCGCGGATCCTGTACTCGGCGCGGTTGCAGGCCCGCAAGCGGCCGGTGGACTTCGTGGACGCCGCCCCGGCGGTCCTCGCCGCGCACCCGGACGCGCACTTCGTCGTCGCGGGCCCGGACGAGGGGGAACTGGCCGCCGTACGGGCCCGCATCGAGGCGTTGGGCCTGGGCGGGCGCTTCACGGTGCCGGGCGCGCTGTCGAGCGCGGAGGTACTGACGGAGCTGCGGCGGGCCCACGTCTACGTCCTGCCGTCGGTGGACGAACCGTTCCCGATGTCCGTCCTCGAAGCCCTCGCGGTCGGCGTCCCCACGGTCGTCACCCACTCCAACGGCCTGGCCCGCGACATCGCCACCGCCAACGCCGGCCGCGCGGTCGCCCCCGGCCCCACCCCCGTGGCCGAAGCGATCCTCGACCTCCTGAACCCCACGACGAACGCCCAGACCGCCACCTCGGCCCGCACGCTGGCCACCACCGCCTTCTCCATGGAAACGGTCCTGGACACCCTCCTGGACGTCTACGAGTCCGCGACCGCACGCGTATGA
- a CDS encoding WcaF family extracellular polysaccharide biosynthesis acetyltransferase, whose translation MRDLPAFTLAGYDKGRGLLTQALWFAVMNTVFMAWFCPARGRVALLRAFGAQIGEGVLIRHRVRVLWPWKLTVGDHTWIGEGAWILNLEPVTVGANVCLSQESMLCTGSHDHRAADFRYRNAPITVEDGAWVAVRATVLAGVTVGRCAVAGAGAVVHRDLPELTLQTQDGRRRPVEEPK comes from the coding sequence TTGCGTGATCTTCCTGCCTTCACGCTGGCCGGATACGACAAGGGGCGGGGGCTGCTGACGCAGGCTCTGTGGTTCGCCGTGATGAACACCGTCTTCATGGCGTGGTTCTGTCCGGCGAGGGGGCGCGTGGCCCTGCTGCGGGCCTTCGGCGCGCAGATCGGCGAGGGGGTGCTGATCCGGCATCGGGTGCGGGTGCTGTGGCCGTGGAAGCTCACCGTCGGGGACCACACCTGGATCGGCGAGGGCGCCTGGATCCTGAACCTGGAGCCGGTGACGGTCGGGGCGAACGTGTGCCTGTCGCAGGAGTCGATGCTGTGCACCGGCTCGCACGACCACCGGGCCGCCGACTTCCGCTACCGCAACGCCCCGATCACCGTCGAGGACGGTGCGTGGGTGGCCGTACGGGCCACCGTGCTCGCCGGTGTGACGGTCGGCAGGTGCGCGGTGGCGGGTGCCGGGGCCGTGGTGCACCGGGACCTGCCGGAGCTGACGTTGCAGACCCAGGACGGGCGGCGGCGCCCGGTGGAGGAGCCGAAGTGA
- a CDS encoding O-antigen polysaccharide polymerase Wzy family protein: MATDVTGPAVAPASAPPVEPVDESQWGRVTTPRTLLSRALSVPLALGFTLFLPFLVAVQTGAGARDAAFHLQLLLTMYAGARLSAMVLTSRRKLLQGSFWLFVYMAMGVAPLAQAVLGQVPTPVVGPRSDLTLAIGLVLLGCLAFDVGVLLARHRPAGRAGGSQKEPRPVMAHRRRLQLLTGLAFLGSAAFIVKLGGPAVFFSSRQEIIAGIEEAGVSNGDGQAGQALLRGFGTVPALLALLLYTRWLITSKFARRKVSVIVTWAGLAALNLVVNNPISNPRYWFLTVMFALLFTVFPVSAAMYRVALSMAVVIALLVFPFADRFRYDEKNYKPVETTSVLEPMALKDYDQIGMFANTITFSDSGPGHFYGRQLAGSIFFAVPRSVWPGKPRDTGVMVGQWMGTVNTNLSSPIWAELWLDFGPLGMGAGLMGIGYAAARVDRRYARRATRRSPPGSLISVVVPLVAGYSFILLRGPLLQASGRVAIAALCLALVATYRTDRHTTLR; encoded by the coding sequence ATGGCTACGGACGTGACCGGACCCGCCGTTGCCCCCGCGTCGGCGCCGCCCGTGGAGCCCGTGGACGAGTCCCAGTGGGGCCGGGTCACCACCCCGCGCACCCTGCTCTCGCGGGCCCTGTCCGTCCCCCTCGCGCTCGGCTTCACGCTCTTCCTGCCGTTCCTCGTCGCCGTCCAGACCGGCGCCGGCGCCCGCGACGCCGCCTTCCACCTCCAACTGCTGCTCACCATGTACGCGGGCGCCCGGCTCTCCGCGATGGTCCTCACCAGCCGCCGCAAGCTCCTCCAGGGCTCCTTCTGGCTCTTCGTCTACATGGCCATGGGCGTGGCCCCCCTCGCCCAGGCCGTCCTGGGCCAGGTGCCCACGCCCGTCGTCGGCCCCCGCTCCGACCTCACCCTCGCCATCGGACTGGTCCTGCTGGGCTGCCTCGCCTTCGACGTCGGCGTGCTCCTCGCCCGTCACCGGCCCGCCGGCCGCGCGGGCGGCTCGCAGAAGGAACCCCGGCCGGTCATGGCCCACCGGCGCCGCCTCCAACTCCTCACGGGGCTCGCCTTCCTGGGCAGCGCGGCGTTCATCGTGAAGCTCGGCGGCCCCGCCGTCTTCTTCTCCAGCCGCCAGGAGATCATCGCCGGCATCGAGGAGGCCGGCGTCTCCAACGGCGACGGCCAGGCCGGCCAGGCCCTGCTGCGCGGCTTCGGCACCGTGCCGGCGCTGCTCGCGCTGCTGCTGTACACGCGCTGGCTGATCACCTCGAAGTTCGCCCGCCGCAAGGTGTCCGTCATCGTGACGTGGGCCGGCCTCGCCGCCCTCAACCTGGTGGTCAACAACCCGATCTCGAACCCGCGCTACTGGTTCCTCACGGTCATGTTCGCGCTGCTGTTCACCGTCTTCCCGGTGAGCGCGGCGATGTACCGGGTGGCGCTGTCGATGGCCGTGGTGATCGCCCTGCTCGTCTTCCCGTTCGCGGACCGCTTCCGCTACGACGAGAAGAACTACAAGCCCGTCGAGACGACGTCGGTCCTGGAGCCGATGGCCCTCAAGGACTACGACCAGATCGGCATGTTCGCGAACACCATCACCTTCTCCGACTCCGGCCCCGGCCACTTCTACGGCCGCCAGCTCGCCGGATCGATCTTCTTCGCGGTGCCGCGCTCGGTGTGGCCGGGCAAGCCGCGCGACACCGGCGTGATGGTCGGCCAGTGGATGGGCACCGTCAACACCAACCTGTCGTCCCCGATCTGGGCCGAACTGTGGCTCGACTTCGGCCCGCTCGGCATGGGCGCCGGCCTGATGGGCATCGGCTACGCCGCCGCCCGCGTCGACCGCCGCTACGCCAGGCGTGCCACGCGCCGCTCACCCCCGGGCAGCCTGATCTCCGTGGTGGTCCCGCTGGTCGCCGGCTACTCGTTCATCCTCCTGCGCGGCCCCCTCCTCCAGGCCTCGGGCCGCGTGGCCATAGCCGCCCTGTGCCTGGCCCTGGTGGCCACGTACCGCACGGACCGCCACACGACGCTGCGCTGA